AGTCGGTTGTTGTCGAGGACGATGATCGAGTCGGCCTCGCTGCGGAGCTTTTCGAGGCCCTCCTCGGCCTTGACGGTCCGTGCGCGCTCGACGTTGAACGGCGTCGAGACCATCCCGACGACGATCGCGCCCTGTTCTTTGGCGATCTGAGAGACGACCGGTGCGGCCCCGGTCCCGGTGCCGCCACCCATCCCGGCGGTGACGAAGACCAGGTCGGCGTCTCCGAGCACTTCCTTGATGGTCCCCTGGGCCATCTCGGTCGCGCGCTCGCCCATGCTGGGGTCGCCACCGGCACCGAGACCGTTAGTCAGGGACTTCCCGACCAGGATCTTCGTGTCGGCCTCGACCATCTTGAGGTGCTGCTTGTCGGTGTTGATCGCGACCGTGTCGGCGCCCTCCACGCCGATGTTGTAGAGTCGGTTGACCGTGTTGTTCCCCGCGCCGCCACAGCCGACGATGACGATCCGCGGATCCCCGAATTCCGACGCGTCGTCGGCATCCGGCGTCTCCCTCGCCTCCTCTTCGGCGTTGTCAAGGGCGTCTTGAACGATATCTTGCATTGTTACACCTTCACGTAGGTCCGCGGACTGTTCGTTTGCTCCCCTCGATCCTCCTCGAGCATATCGCGAACCGCCGCTCGGATGGCCTCGCTACGATTGGGGTACTTCCCCGTCTCGACCATCCGTTCGACGGCCTCGATCTGCTGTTCCGGAATCCGGAGTGTCACACGCTCCATGGTTTGTATATCCCCGTTCCCGTAAGACCGGCCGACCCATCGAGTGGGTGCGCAGGTCTCACGTGGTGACAGTCGCCACCTGTAAGACCCGTGTCTTACGTAGCTTAGCCGACACTCCCATGGCATATATAATTAACGGCGATTGTAAACGGTTTGTTTACGTCCGAGCGTATTACACCCCGGGTGTGGTGTGTGAATCCAACACTTGGTTAGGGCCTGCGTAAATGCTACTTAGAGCGCTTCTAAAGGCTATTGAGGCCAAATATTAACAAAACTTTGATAGGATTACAGGCTCGGAATGGACCCTCGGATGGGAATGGTAGGTGCCAATAGCGTCCTTTCGAAAAGGATAGAATTCGGCCGTTCGTATCACGTTTGCACAACGGAACTGCGGACCTGGTGGCTCAAATCGGGGACCGATGCATCGGGGCTGCTGGTTCGGGTGAATGACAATCCTTAAATTCGGACGGGGCGCTACGTGAGAGTGCACCCGCCCTTAGCTCAGACTGGTAGAGCAGCCGACTGTAGATCGGCTTGTCCCCCGTTCAAATCGGGGAGGGCGGATTTTTCCTGCGAACGAAGTGAGCAGTGAAAAATCCACACCGACACGATTTGAGCCTGGAAGGCGCAGCGCGAACGAAGTGAGCGACCGTCTTCCTTTGTTCAAATCGGGAAGCGGACTGCGAGACCGACCGGAGGGAGGTCTCGATTTTGGCGAGCGGTGAACGAATGGAACGAGTGAGCCGCGAGCTGCGTTCCTGCGAACGAAGTGAACACTCAAAATGTCTCCTGAGGCGATTTGAGCCTGGAAGGCAAAGCCCGAAAGTGCTGGGGAGCGCACCCCGGAGTTTTTTCCCACTGTTCAAATCGGGGAGGGCGGATTTTCTTCCCTGGCACTTTGTTGTTGCCGGAAACGGCGTTGTTAATTCTCTCTAGTCCGGTTTGAGTTGAACAAGTTATATTATTCCTTGATACTGTTGTTTATGGATTGAGATATAGGTGGACGGTTAGAGGGAAAGGATTAGGCTTGAGGTATTTAAGGAGTTTTTGGACGGATTATCAACCAGTATTCATTGCACGCAGGGGTGGATCAATGTGGGGGAAATGAATATGTATTTGGCATATATCTCTCTGTTACATGGAAATCAACATTTCACTAAGACACGGGCCGCTTGATATAGAGGTCCAAGCTGAGTCTGATGAGAGCTATCGTCAAGAAATTCTTGACATCGCGTCTTTCATTGAGGAAAACGAAACAGTGTTAGAAGCACTGGAAGGATACCCGAATCCCAGTACGGTACATACAGACGAGCAAGATTCCAGTACTGAGCAAATCATTTTGGAAGGAACAAAGAATGATACAGACACTAAACAAACCTCTTCAGACGAGTCCAAAACCTCCGGAAGGTTCGCCTCAATAAGCCGAAGAACTGGTGTAGATGAAGGGACGCTTGAGAGCTTCTTTGATATGCCTGATGACGATGACGAAGTTCCTGCAATAATTATTGAGGAATTTAACGAAGGCGTTGAGGCACTTGGAGACAGCAGAATGGAACGGCAAGCGAGAGCCTCTTTGATGCTTCTCTACATTTGGGAGGATATTCGTGATGTTGAGAAGGTCTACTCAACAGACCTTGGTGACTCTCTCCATATGTCTGGGATTGACCCCGAGAAGATGGCGAATATGTATCAAGCGTTCGACGGGGACGCAGATGCGTACTTTGAGCGACACGGGAGTGGCGGTCCGTATTCTGGAGTAAGTCTCACTCGTCGAGGGGAACGTGCAGCTATTGATGAAATACAAGAGATTGCTGGCGAGTAAAAATGGAAGATGAATTTAGCCGATTCATTCAACAGTCAGAATACGATTCACAGAAAGAATTAGTGGGCCTTGTGATATACTATCTCGACAAAGAGCTGGATAACCCTACTATCACAACTGCAGATGTCTCCTCGCTGCTCGAAAGTTCACGGATACACATTAATTCAGATGTGGTCTCAGCCCGCGTTTCAGATTTGCAAAATGAAGGGTTATTGACAATTACCCAAGACGACTCCCCATATAAATATCGGCTTACATTCGATGGAATTGAACATTTTGAGAGCTTAGCAGCAGAATTAGAGGATCCCGATAAGATACGTGATGACAAATTTATCGAGACGAGCAATGTATCTGTGGATTATTATAGCAAATTAGTCGAAGACATTAACAAAAGCTATCAGTACGGTGTCCACGATGGATGTTTAGTTCTAACCCGTAAACTCTTCGAAAATTTTGTGATTGACATTTTACGTGCAGAGTATGGTGGCGAAGGTATCAACCTCTACTATAATACTGAAAATGGACGGTTTCACGGACTTGGGACCCTATGTGGAAAATTGAGGGAGAAATCGTCTGAGCTCGAGCATTATTCAAGACAATTGAACAATGGTCTTGTTGACCGCGTAGAGCAATTCAAGGACCATGGCAACTCGCAGGCGCATTCGGTTCGTGTTGATATTGATACTGATGAGATTGATGGTATGAGCGAAGAAGCAACAAAATTGACAAATACTCTCTATGATATCCGTGAAGAAGTTAGAATCGCTAACGGAAGTTCAGACAAATCGGAGTGATATTAGTTGAATACAAATTGTCTTGCCCCGTTCAAACCGGGGAGGGCGTATTCTTTTTGAGCGAGCGTAGTAGCCTCGGTTTTGTTCGAAGGGTGAACGAAGCGTCCCGAGAAATCAGCTTCGAACGAATCCGTCCTAACCAGCCCTACGACCAACCCGCTACTCGAGGGTCGTTGACAGTGTAATATCCACGCCCGCAAGAGCCTTCGAAACCGGGCAGTTTGCCTTCGCCTCGGCAGCGTACTCCTCGAACGTCTCGATCTCGATGTCCGGAACCCGCGCGTCGAGCGTGAGTTCGATGTGATCGATCTCCAGGGAGTCCGCGTTCAGAGAGACCGCCGCCTCGGTGTGGACACGCTGGGGGTCATACCCGTCTTCGGCGAGGGCGTTTGCAAGCGCCATCGAGAAACAGCCCGCGTGGGCCGCGCCGATGAGTTCTTCCGGGTTGGTGCCGCTCCCGTCCGCGAAGCGTGAATTGAAGGAGTATGCCCCCTCGAACGCGCCGCTTCCGAGCGCCATCGAACCGGCCCCCTCCTTGAGTGTGCCTTCCCACGTCGCCGTGGCGTTTCTGACTGGCATAGCGGGAGTAGGTGCCAGCCCTTGATAGGTGTTGGCTAGCGGGCAGCGAATGGGAAATCCGGGGCGCGCAGTCCCAAAAAAGAGGAGTCGCTCAGATCGGAATCTCGTCCTCGGGGTGTTTCTCGCCTTTGTCCTTGCCCTGCTTGCCGATGATCCACATGATCGCGAGCAGCGGCCAGACCGGCAGCAGGACCAGTGCGATCCCGGCGGCGATGATCCAGCCGAGGACCGACATCTCCGGCGCGGTGTGTGTGGGTGTCGGTGGGGTGACGGTGTCCATACGCCGCGGTTTGCGGGCCTAGGCAAAAGCCGTGACGGTTCCGCCCAGCGCAGGCCTACTGGTACATGCCCGGCATGCGACTCTCCTTGTACTGCCCCTGGCCCTCGACCATCTGCTCGTACTGCTCGGCGATCTGCTGCATACGCTCCTGGATCTCCTCTGCCTGCTGTTCGAGCTCGGTGGTGTCGATGTCGAAGTCCACGAGCGGTTCGAGCGCGGTCTCGATCACGTGCTGGGCCGCCCCAGGATCGGGCAGATAGGGGTGGGCCTTGACGATCAGTACCGCTGCGGGGATCGACTCGTGGTGGCAGGCCTGGGCGAGCGCGCCAGTCACGCCCCCGATCACGCCGGGATCGGCGGCCAGGTCGATGTCCTTGGCCTGGAGTTTCGCTTTCATGTCGGGGGTCGTGGCGACGGCCGTGACCGCGCCGCGTTCTTCTTCAAATTGAGCGGGCGCGCCCGCGAGGAAAAAGGCCTCCTCGATCTCCCCGAGCGCCGAGAACGTCGCCGTGGAGAGCGGTCGGAAGGCTTGCCAGGGCAATGCCAGGTCACTCTGGAGCGTGAGGATGGCCGGGTCAGTGCCGGCATAGACCCGCACTGGATCTCGGGCCATGCCCTCCTGGAAGGTGACGACCTGGGGGAACGTCTCGTCGTACAGCGTCCCATAGAGGTCGAGACCGAGCTGTTCGGTGATCTGGTCGACCGCGATCGAGGCCACCAGCCCGTGTCCGGGGAGTCCCTCGATGAGGGTCGTCCCCTCGACCTCGATGGTGTCGTGCTGTTCGAAGGTCGCCGCGTCGTCGATCTCCCGCTGGGTCGGGGCCATGGGGACATGTTTGTGCGCCTATGTGAAAACAACTCCCATGGGTTCGATCGCCACCTCGAAACTTAGTTGAGGGGGAGGGCCCTGGCTCGTGGCGTGCACGGACAGCGTTCGCCCCGACGGAGACGGCACGGTGAGACACGGAGGGAGCGATGGTAGAGGTCCTCGCGGTCGCCTCTGGGAAGGGCGGCACTGGAAAGACGACGGCGACGCTGGCCCTCGGGATGGGGTTGGCCGAGGAGTACGACGTCACCGTCGTCGACACTGACACGGGCATGGCGAATCTCCTCTTTCACGCTGGCCTGGCTGACGTCCCGGTGACCCTGCAGGACCTGCTCATCGGCGAGGGCGACCACCCGGTCTCCGAGGCGGTCTATCACCGCTTTGGGATGGATATCGTGCCCTGCGGGACGAGCCTGGAGGCCTTCCGGGACGCCGATCCGTCCCGTCTCCAGGAAGTGATCGCGACCCTGGCCGAGCAGACCGACGTGCTGCTACTCGATTCGCCTGCGACCCTGGGAAGCCGGGATGCAGTCCTCCCGATCGTCATCGCGGATCGGATCGTCCTGGTGGTCCAGCCGACGATCCCGGCCATCACGGACGGCCTGAAGGTCCAGGAGTACGCGACCGCGTATGGGACCGACGTGGCCGGCCTGGTCTTCAACAAGGTCCACGATCCCGAGGAGGTCACTCATATCACGGATCGGGCGGGCGAGTACGTCTCGGGACCCGTTCTGGGCGCGGTCCCCATGGACGAGGCGGCCCGGGAGGCACGGAAGGCGGGCACCCCGCTTCTGGCCCACGCCCCCGACAGCCCGGCCGGGTCGGCCTTCGCCTCGATCGCGTCGGCACTCGACGTCGAGGCCGCCGATCCGGACCGCGTGGCCGATCGGTTCCGGAACGCCGTGATCCCGGACGGCCCATGAGCCGGCCGGAGGGACAGGCGCGTTTCGACCGCGTCGTGATGGACGTCGGCGAACCGCTCTGGGAAGCGCTCGAAACCGAACTCGTCGGGTACGGCGAGATCCAGCCCCAGGCCGGCCTCTTCGGGGACGGGGCCGGTCGGTGTGTCCTGTGGTTCGACGAGGGCGTTCCGGTGAGCGTGCGCCACACGGGGACGGGTCGGAGTGGCTCCGAGGCCCTCGCCGACATCGCCGAAACCGGGCCCTACCGGGTTCGACTCGTCGAAACTGCCGACGTCGAGACGGTTCAGCACGGTGAGATCCCGCCGGCGGCCCCCGCCGAGCGGGTCGTCGGGGACGCCGACCTCGCCGACCGCACCCGCGAGGCGGCCGACGACCCTGAACCGGCGGAGCCGGACGCCGAACTCGACGCCGTCGAAGCCTTCCTCGCCGACGACGAGAAGATCGAGGCGATCCAGAAGCGGGCGGCGATGGAGGCCCGCAAACGGGCCGAGGAGTGGGGTTTCGACGTCGACGAGGAGTGATCAGACCAGACCAGCCAGTCGGAAGCCCACCCAGGTGATCCCCACCAGCACGCCCGAGTGCAGCAGGGCCTCGTAGACCCCGCGGCCGGTGAGCCCGGCGAACCAGCCACTGGCGAGCATCGTCGCCTGTGTGAGGACATAGAAGAGCGGCCGTTTCTGGCCGGGCGCTTCCATAGCCGTCACCGTCACGCCGGCGACCGGGCCGGTGGGACTGGCCGTGTCGAGGACCATGAGATTCACCGCGACGACGATCGCCACGATCAGCAGGGCAACCGTCCAGCCCACCAGGATCACCACGGGAAACCGGGAGCGGCGGGCCCGATCGGCGTGAACGAGTCGCCCCGTCTCGGTCTGGAGGTGGGCCACGGCCGTCCGGGCGTCGGCACCGGCCTCGATCGCGCCGATGGCCAGCCCCACCGTTCGGCCGGCGAAGGGTGTCCCGATTCGGCCGACGAACCGTTCGAGGGCTTCCGTCCGGCCGCCGGTCGGCCCATGGACGAGTTTGAGGTCCACGGCGAGCTTTCTGATCGGCTCCTGCAGCGGTCCGTAGGACTCCTCGGTTGCGATCTCCGCGACGGCCTGACGGAGGGGGCGACCGCTCTCGAGTCGCTCGGACAGGCTGTGGACGAACCCGGGGAGCGCCCGATCGATGCGGGCACGACGGCGGGCCCGCCGCACGTCCACGAGCCCGGTTGGGACTGCGACGGCCACGTAGGCCCCGAGGAGCAAAGTGGAAACCGCACCACCGGAGAGAAGTCCCAAGCCGAGCGCGCCGAGGGCAACCGGGAGCAGGACGAGCAGGGCGTTTGTCGGGTTGCTGGGACTCGATTGCAGGACCGCGATCGGGCTCTGGGCTGGGGCCGGTGCGGCCCAACGATGGCCACTCGGTCGGAGGAGGAAGGCAAATAGCGCTGCCACGGCCCCGAGCAGGACGATGCCGACGCTGCCGACTCCGGCCAGGAGCCCGTCGAACTGTGGGCGGCCGAATTCGAGCGCCGTTGGAACCGTATCCGGGAAGACGATCGAGACGCCGGCCAGACCGAGGAGGAGGAACAGCGGCCCGACCAGCAGCAGCACGAACAGTCCAACCACTGTCCGGAGGTAGGACGCCTCCCGTCTGTGTCGCTGTTCGTCCTCGACGGCGAGCAGCCGACTCTCGTCGGCCAGAAACTCTCTGAGTGCTGTGTCTCCCTCGCGACGCCGTTCGATGAACGTCAGGAGAAACGGCGCGAGTGATTCGGTCGCAGGCGTGTCACGGGCCTCCCGCCTGATCGCCGATTCCACGCTCCCCGTGAATTGCTGCCGACGGCGGATCCGTCTCGCGCTGTTGGCCATCGCGCCGTGCACGCGCTCGTTGTCGGCGATCCGCTCGAAGAGCCGGGCGGGATCGACCGTTCCAGCCGCCGTCACGTGGAGATATCTGACCGCCCCCGGGAGCGTGTGCTCGATCTGTGTCCGTCGCCGACGGACGAGATACTCCAGCGCGAGACTCGCCCCGCGCCGGAGCAGGTATTTGGCGAGTCCACCGACGAACAGCCCGACCGCCAGGCTCCCTGCCAGGACGGCCCCGGATCCGTCGATAGCGGGGGCCGAGAACTGAACCGACCGGAGGAAATTCCGAGCTGCGAGCGCTCCTGTGGCACCCGCAGCGAGGGCGACGAGCCAGGAGAGTGCGTACTGACCGAGCAGATGGGTCTCGAAGGAGTGGGACAGCCCGAGGGCCCGAAAGCGGGTGCGGTCCCGCTCGTGACGGGCCGAATCGACGTGTCGACCGAAGAGCCGAAAGGCGAACTGGCCGAGCCGGTCAGGAACTCGCCGGCTCATTGCTCCCAGTTTCGGATCCGTTCGATGGTCGCGGCTTCGTCCGTCCGCAGGTCGGCGAGAAAGCCCATGAGACGCTCCCGGTCGGTCGAGTCCCCGGTCAGGAGGTACTCGACGTACTGCCGGCGCCGCTCGAAGGCGACTGCCGCTGGACCCACCCCGGTTTCAGGGCTCGCGGCAAGTGTCCGGGCGAACCGGCTGGAGAGTGCCCCGTCTTCCTCGGTGTCGAAGAGCCGCTCGAACTCCGGGCCGGGTTTTCGTTCGGCTCGCTCGCCGTCGGGCGATACTGGGACCCACCCCGTCGCGGTTTCGTCCGCCTTCGGCGGTGGCAGTTCGACCACGAGATCCACACCGGCCGTGAACTCCTGAACGATCCCGGCCTGGGACACCAGGTGAGCAAACAGGGACCGATCGGCAGCTCTCGCCGCCGCGAAGGCGGGTCGGCCGCTCGCGACGACACTCCCGAGTTGTTCGAGGGCCTCGGGGGTGTTCAGGCCGCTCAAAACGGCGACGTCGGGGTGCAACGCGTCCCGTTCGGTCCGCCGGTCCCACCCCCGGTCACCGTCCCGACGGGGGACCGAGATGGCCGTCTCGTGTGGCAAGTCGACCTGCGAGTCGCCGGCCCCAATCTCGACCGGGCGGTCGGCGGCGGGGATGAATGGCGTGTGCGCGCCCAGTGCGGCGGTCGGTTCGGCATCCACCGGGCCCACGAACACGACCGTGCCCCGATTCGCGGCCGCGGTCCAGATTCCCGCGACGAGCTCGGGATCGAGTTGGTTCCGTTCGACGAGCGCCATTGGGGTCGGGGGCGTCTCGCGCTCGGCCGTGATCGAGACGTGCCCGCGCTCCGCTCTGTCGGGCAGGGACACCGAGCAGTGCATCTCCCGACGACCCGACTTCGTGTCCCGTTCGAGTGTCACGGTGGTCGCCGGCCGATGGACGCTCAACTCGACGCCGCCCTCCGCTGCGAGCGAGCGGGTCAGCGCGACGAATTCGGCCGTGTCGTCGATCGAGAGGGTCGTCGGCATCCGGGTGTCCCCAACCGTGGTTCCCCGATGAGAGACGACCGTGATACGGTCGCCGACACGGTTGACCTCGACCGACCGGACTGCGGGATCGCGAAGTGGAATCGTCAGTTTCCCGTCCCCGAGCAGGTCTCGAAGCACGTAGTAGGTCAGGGCGTCGAGGCGCTCGCTCCGGGACGCTGGGGTGAGCGATCCGGAACGGGACCGACGGGGGAGCGGAAGCCGATCGGCCAGCCGGGCAAGGGGCCGGGTGCCGATTCGACGGTTGAGCAACGTTCGAGCACGTTCGGCCACGCTGTGGATCTCGTCGTCCAGGATCCCGGCGGGCGGGGATTCGAGGAGGCGGTCGAGGACGGTCTCGATCAGCGCTCGATCCCCGGGGAGCAGGTCCGGCTCCTCGACGACGTAGCTCACCTCGAAGGTGTCCGCGCCCAGGAGGTGTCCGCGGACCACCGTGACCGGGATCTCGAACCCGGCGAAGGGGACTGTCTCTCGACGCAGGCGCTCACCGAGAAACCGGTCGAGGAAGGGCGTGTCGTCCGGCAGGTCGGTGATCGCGGGCGCGAAATCCCGGGTGTGTACCGCGAGCCGATCCGCGTTCGTGTCGGCGATTCGGACCCGGTCGTCAAGCGCCAACGGCGTCAGGTCCCCGAGTGCCCGCAACGACGCGAGCAGGTGGTACTGGAGCCGTCGCCGGCTGGCCGGTCGCCGATCGTCGAGTTCTGGCAGCCGGTCCCGGAGGCGACTGGGCAGGCCGTCGGTTACGCGCTCGACGGCCCCCGCCCGGGTTCGTGGTCGGCTGATCGTGGCGTCCTCGAATCGCCGTTCGATCCGTTCCTGGGTCGCTTTCTCCCGTTCGCTCAGCGACGGTGTCCGGGTGTGATACCGATATCCCTCGCCCTGTTCGCTGACGGTCGCGACGATCCCGTTCGAGACGGCGTACTGCGAGCGGACCGCTGGGGCGTACCAGGCCGTCCGATCGTCGGGTGGGACCGGCCCCGGCACGGACGCCGGCAACTCCTCGCTCATGGGGGCTCTTTGCCCCGCCCCGGTTTGTAAACGCTCCCACATCGAGGCAAACGTATGCGAAAATTGAACTGCCTGCTATCGAAGCTCGATCGCCGATTGCAGCGGTATCGAGAAACCGAGTCTCGAAACCTCTCTGGAATCCAATCCGGACAGCAAGGCCTGAAGCCGCCGGGCTGATCTCGGTTCGGAACCGAAACGGACAAAGGGGCCTGCAGGTAACGATTAGCTGCGCCGAGGTAGCCTAGCCCGGCCAAGGCGGTTGCTTCGAGAGCAACTGTCCGTCAGGACTCGTGCGTTCAAATCGCACCCTCGGCGCTTTTCCTTACCGCAATCCAGGTAGCCGATCGAGGAGCCGAAGCATCCACACCATTCCCGATTCGTACCAATCATTCGGGAGCCAGCGCGGTGGGTGAATCGACGGCCCACGTTGTTCGGAGACCGTTCGGGATTCGGTGTATTTCAGCACGCCTTCCGGCCCGTGGCGCCGCCCAATTCCCGAGTCCCGCATGCCGCCCATGGGTGCGTCGATCGACCCCCAGGCGGGAGCGTAGGCCCCGTTGACGTTGACGGTCCCACACTCGATCCGGCTGGCGAGTTCTCGTCCACGTTCGGGCGTGCCCGTAAAGATGCTCGCGTTGAGCCCGTAGTCGGTGTCGTTGGCCATTTCGACGGCTTCGCTCGTGGCGTCAAACGGTTCGACGGTCACCACGGGTCCGAACGTTTCCTCCCGTGTGATGGTCATCGAGGGGTCCACGTTCGTCAGAACGGTCGGTTCGTACACGTACGGACCGACAACCGGACGATGTCGACCGCCGACCTCGACTGTCGCCCCGGATTCGGTCGCGTCTTCGACGTGTGCTTTCACCGTGGCCAGTTGCGCTGGGCCGATCAGCGAGCCGACGTCCGGCCCGTAGTCGTAACTGAGCCCCAGTTCGAGTGCTTCGATCCGTTCGACCAGCAGATCCACGAACGGTTCGAACACCTCTCGGCTCACATAGAGCCGTTCGAGGGCGAGACAGAGCTGGCCGGCGTTCCCGAACGAGCCGTGGATCACCGCCTCGACTGCCCGGTCCAGATCCGCGTCGGCCAGGACGATCATGGGGTTCTTGCCACCGAGTTCGAGTGTCGCGTCGATCAGGTTCTCCCCGGCCAGACTGGCGACCGTTCGCCCGGTTTCTGTACTCCCGGTGAAGACAACGAAATCGACCCGATCGACGAGCGCCGGGCCCACTGTCCCACCCGGCCCCGTCACCACCTGGAAGACGTCCTCCGGGAGGCCAGCCCGTCTGAGGAGGGTCCGGACCAGCAGGGCGGTAAACGGTGTCGCACTCGCCGGCGTCAGTACGACGGCGTTGCCCGCGAGCAGCGCCGGGATCGCATCAGCGATCGACAGGGTCAATGGATAGTTCCACGGCGAAATCACCCCGACGACCCCCACCGGCGGGTGCTCGACGGTCGTCCGGGTCAGGAACGGGATCGCACCCCGACGGCGTTCGGGTTCGAGCAGGGCCGTTCGGTGCCCGTAGTATCGGGCGGTGTTCGCGACGTCCAACACCTCGTTGAGAGCGTCGAGGCGGGACTTCCCGGTCTCCAGTTGAATCAGGTCGAGTACGGTGGCTCGTTCGTCGAGGATCGTGTCATGAAACCGGCGGAGGATCCGGGCGCGGGATTCGACCGGGAGAGTCGCCCAGGACTGCTGGGCAGTGCGGGCCCGGGCCACTGCTTCGGCCACGTCGGTTTCGGTTCCGGACGGAACCGACCCGATTTCGGCATCCGTCCCGGGGGCCCGGACCGAAATGGACTCCCGCTCGCCAGCCGTCCGAACCGTGTCCGCGAGTCGGGATAGCTCGCTCTCGGAGACGCGTGGCGGGAACTGGGCGACTGTCATTCTATCACGATAGGCCCCCGCGTACCAATAGTGTCGGGGGCCACCCGAACGTGTCAGTCGTCGGCCGGGAGCGCCGGGTCGTCCTCGGTGGCCAGCAGGCGATCGAGCCCGTCAACGATCGCATGGACGCTGCCCAGCGTGATGTCCGCCTCGCTGCCCGTCGCGGCGACCGAGCGGTCGCCCCGCGAGAGGGTGACCTCGACGGTGACGACGGCGTCGGTGCCGCCGGTGATCGCATCGACGTGATACTCCTGGAGGTGGAAGGTCAGATTCCCCAGGGCCTTCTTCACCGCCTTCATCGCGGCGTCGACCGGCCCGCTTCCGGTGCCGCTCGCGACCCGCTCGACGTCGCCCACGCGCAACCGGACGCCCGCGGTCGGAGTGCTCGACCCGCTTGTCGCGGTGAGATCGAGCAGTTCGACCTGGCGCTCGCGGTCCACGTCGGTCACGTCCTCGGCGATGGCGAGCAGGTCCGTGTCCGTCACACGCTTGCCGCGCTCGCCGAGGGCCTTCACCCGCGAGACGATCGCTTCGAGCTGGTCTTCGGTCACCGAGACGTCTTGCTCGTCGAGCGCGGCGCGCACCCCGGCCCGGCCGGCGTGTTTGCCCAGGACGAGCCGTCGCTCCCGCCCGACCGCCTCCGGCGGGTAGGGCTCGTACATGCGCTCGTCCTTGAGCGTGCCGTCGGTGTGGATCCCGCTCTCGTGGGCGAAGGCGTTCTGTCCGCTCACGGCCTTGTTCGGCGGGAGTTCCATCCCCATCGCGTCCGCGACCAGGCTGGAGAGCCCGTAGAGGGACTCGGTCTCGACCGTCTCGATATCGTAGCCGTGCCACAGGGACACGACGACTTCCTCGAGGGCCACGTTCCCCGCGCGCTCGCCGATGCCGTTGACGGTCGCGTGGACGAGGTCCGCGCCCTCGCCCACGCCCGCGAGCGCGTTCATGAGTGCGAGGCCCAGGTCGTCGTGAGTGTGGACACTTACCGGGCCCAGGTCGGCCAGGCCGGCCACTGCCTCGGCGACCTGGTCCGGGCTCGCGTGGCCGACCGTGTCGGCGTAGGCGAACCGGTCGGCCCCCGCGTCGTGGGAGACCGCCGCGAGTTCCTGGAGAAAGTCGGGGTCCGCCCGGCTCCCGTCCTCGCCGATCACCTCGACCCAGAGACCGTGGTCGGTGGCGTACTCGACGAGTTCGGCCGTGGTCTCCTGGACCCCGGTCTTCGTGGTTCCCACCTTCGTCTCGACGTGGCGGTCGCTGGCCGGCACGACCAGGTTGATGCCGTCCACGTCGGCATCGAGCGCGAGGTCGACGTCGTGTTGGACCCCGCGCGCGAAGCTGGTCACCGTCGCGTCGAGGTGCTGGCTGGTGACCTGCTCGATGGCCCGCTGCTCGCCCGGGCCGGTACAGGCACTGCCCGCCTCGATGACCGAGACGCCCGCGTCGTCCAGTGCGCGGGCGATCTCGACTTTCTCGGCTGCGGTGAGGGACACACCTGGGGCTTGCTCGCCGTCCCTGAGCGTGGTATCGAGGAGCTGTACGTCGCTGTCG
This region of Halodesulfurarchaeum sp. HSR-GB genomic DNA includes:
- a CDS encoding 2-isopropylmalate synthase, whose amino-acid sequence is MDLLRVQSNAPPDSDVQLLDTTLRDGEQAPGVSLTAAEKVEIARALDDAGVSVIEAGSACTGPGEQRAIEQVTSQHLDATVTSFARGVQHDVDLALDADVDGINLVVPASDRHVETKVGTTKTGVQETTAELVEYATDHGLWVEVIGEDGSRADPDFLQELAAVSHDAGADRFAYADTVGHASPDQVAEAVAGLADLGPVSVHTHDDLGLALMNALAGVGEGADLVHATVNGIGERAGNVALEEVVVSLWHGYDIETVETESLYGLSSLVADAMGMELPPNKAVSGQNAFAHESGIHTDGTLKDERMYEPYPPEAVGRERRLVLGKHAGRAGVRAALDEQDVSVTEDQLEAIVSRVKALGERGKRVTDTDLLAIAEDVTDVDRERQVELLDLTATSGSSTPTAGVRLRVGDVERVASGTGSGPVDAAMKAVKKALGNLTFHLQEYHVDAITGGTDAVVTVEVTLSRGDRSVAATGSEADITLGSVHAIVDGLDRLLATEDDPALPADD
- a CDS encoding succinic semialdehyde dehydrogenase produces the protein MTVAQFPPRVSESELSRLADTVRTAGERESISVRAPGTDAEIGSVPSGTETDVAEAVARARTAQQSWATLPVESRARILRRFHDTILDERATVLDLIQLETGKSRLDALNEVLDVANTARYYGHRTALLEPERRRGAIPFLTRTTVEHPPVGVVGVISPWNYPLTLSIADAIPALLAGNAVVLTPASATPFTALLVRTLLRRAGLPEDVFQVVTGPGGTVGPALVDRVDFVVFTGSTETGRTVASLAGENLIDATLELGGKNPMIVLADADLDRAVEAVIHGSFGNAGQLCLALERLYVSREVFEPFVDLLVERIEALELGLSYDYGPDVGSLIGPAQLATVKAHVEDATESGATVEVGGRHRPVVGPYVYEPTVLTNVDPSMTITREETFGPVVTVEPFDATSEAVEMANDTDYGLNASIFTGTPERGRELASRIECGTVNVNGAYAPAWGSIDAPMGGMRDSGIGRRHGPEGVLKYTESRTVSEQRGPSIHPPRWLPNDWYESGMVWMLRLLDRLPGLR